Proteins encoded in a region of the Mixophyes fleayi isolate aMixFle1 chromosome 5, aMixFle1.hap1, whole genome shotgun sequence genome:
- the LOC142158543 gene encoding uncharacterized protein LOC142158543 — protein MAETPIYMSAEDINISQNDLTEGRLGLEISAVRDVSSDDEDSNFNPWEGQTASSCQEELFSLEPNEDGQFMDEVPSQEVVTMNTDNVPEDMQYQEEDNGKDMKNSATTCHDIYEKGLSKCTHTEEECNDDEFEEYISDTDKIYETDHLDLSTKEDMNDMEITEVENEVNQDNVGQIKCTSDSNTVHDINIGCQGCNSHTYTLENECERDELTHIDVNSIEYLTVNDSDMEEHVNEIENMSSSRLINNVCNNYKHVIKNGNILVKESSDRLITDRSEPCPFNMNHQEGNILAEGDVNVVDVEFSRNIDIDTDQIWPPNWELTSTTDSWGESYLTDCQTHDFWIPEQNSAEQNVCWFSQTIDELDNNEHTLVISEHETQRSMSMNQTYSNYNEANKDVDSPQAMSFMGNSENPSIERSTSPRDNEANSSDLSEDEIANRRYGVLYKDIERDKEEVSLLPPVCSLV, from the coding sequence ATGGCTGAGACCCCAATTTATATGTCAGCAGAAGATATAAACATATCACAAAATGATCTAACTGAGGGTAGATTGGGGCTTGAGATTAGCGCAGTCAGAGATGTGTCAAGTGATGATGAAGATTCTAATTTCAACCCATGGGAAGGGCAAACAGCTTCTTCCTGTCAAGAAGAATTATTTTCACTGGAGCCCAACGAAGATGGACAGTTTATGGATGAAGTGCCAAGTCAAGAGGTAGTAACCATGAATACCGATAACGTACCTGAAGATATGCAATATCAAGAGGAAGATAACGGCAAAGACATGAAAAACAGTGCAACAACATGTCATGATATATATGAAAAGGGACTATcaaaatgcacacacacagaggaaGAATGTAATGATGATGAGTTTGAAGAATATATTTCTGATACTGATAAAATCTATGAGACAGATCACCTTGATTTATCCACCAAAGAAGACATGAATGACATGGAGATAACGGAGGTAGAAAATGAAGTCAATCAAGATAATGTGGGGCAAATTAAATGTACATCTGACTCAAATACAGTGCATGATATTAATATAGGTTGCCAGGGATGTAACAGTCATACATATACTTTGGAGAATGAGTGTGAAAGGGATGAGTTGACACATATTGATGTAAACAGTATAGAATATTTAACTGTAAATGACTCTGATATGGAAGAGCATGTTAATGAAATAGAGAACATGAGTTCATCACGCCTAATAAACAATGTTTGTAATAATTATAAACATGTGATTAAAAATGGCAACATTTTGGTTAAAGAATCAAGTGACAGATTAATCACTGATAGAAGTGAGCCATGTCCTTTTAATATGAATCAccaggagggaaacattttagCTGAAGGGGATGTAAATGTTGTAGATGTTGAATTTAGTAGAAATATTGACATAGACACTGATCAGATATGGCCACCGAATTGGGAACTAACCTCTACAACAGATTCATGGGGTGAGTCTTACCTAACAGATTGCCAAACACATGACTTCTGGATCCCAGAGCAAAACTCTGCAGAGCAAAATGTATGTTGGTTTTCTCAAACCATTGACGAATTAGATAACAATGAACATACTTTAgttatcagtgaacatgagaCACAAAGAAGCATGTCCATGAATCAGACATACAGTAATTACAATGAAGCAAATAAGGATGTTGATAGCCCCCAAGCAATGTCCTTCATGGGAAACTCAGAAAATCCTAGCATTGAGCGCTCTACTAGCCCAAGAGACAATGAGGCCAACAGCTCAGATTTATCAGAAGATGAAATTGCTAACCGGAGATATGGAGTTCTCTACAAGGATATAGAGCGTGATAAAGAAGAGGTATCTCTGCTTCCCCCAGTgtgtagtttagtatag